A portion of the Luxibacter massiliensis genome contains these proteins:
- a CDS encoding homoserine dehydrogenase, with the protein MVNIAVLGYGTVGSGVVEVINTNGARINQRVGDEISIKYVLDLRDFPGDPIQDKLVHDFEVIINDPDVQIVVEVMGGIEPAYTFVKRSLQAGKSVATSNKALVAKHGAELLSIARDHHINFLFEASVGGGIPIIRPLNSSMTADEIEEITGILNGTTNYMLSKMFYEGADYGEVLKEAQAKGYAERNPEADVEGYDACRKIAILSSLISGQQVDFEDIHTEGITKITKEDMLYAKTMGMTIKLLAMSKRSGDHLNAIVAPYMLHKEHPLYSVNGVFNAIFVHGNVLGDAMFYGSGAGKLPTASAVVADVVDEAKHLNRNIMTMWKSDKLNLQPISDTRKRFFVRIQGNADAMKAHLESRFGPVEIIKAEGLAEEFGFVTEVMAEGEYEKYAAEFPSIVHMIRVEG; encoded by the coding sequence ATCAGGGGTTGTGGAAGTGATCAACACCAACGGCGCACGTATTAACCAGAGAGTCGGGGATGAAATCAGTATTAAATACGTGCTGGATTTGCGGGATTTCCCCGGGGACCCGATTCAGGACAAGCTGGTCCATGATTTTGAAGTAATTATAAATGACCCGGATGTACAGATTGTGGTGGAGGTCATGGGAGGCATTGAGCCTGCATATACATTTGTGAAGCGCAGCCTCCAGGCGGGAAAAAGCGTGGCAACGTCCAATAAGGCCCTGGTGGCCAAGCATGGGGCCGAGCTTTTATCTATTGCCAGGGACCATCACATTAATTTCCTTTTTGAAGCCAGTGTTGGCGGTGGAATCCCAATTATCCGGCCTTTGAATTCTTCTATGACAGCGGATGAGATCGAAGAAATAACAGGCATTTTAAATGGGACAACAAATTATATGTTAAGTAAAATGTTCTATGAAGGTGCAGATTACGGTGAAGTCCTGAAGGAGGCGCAGGCGAAAGGCTACGCCGAGCGTAATCCTGAGGCAGATGTGGAAGGATACGACGCCTGCAGGAAGATTGCTATTTTATCCTCCCTGATATCAGGCCAGCAGGTAGATTTTGAGGACATCCATACAGAGGGGATTACAAAAATTACAAAAGAAGATATGCTCTATGCCAAAACCATGGGTATGACAATCAAGCTGCTTGCGATGAGCAAGAGATCTGGAGATCATTTAAATGCTATTGTAGCTCCCTATATGCTGCATAAGGAGCATCCCCTCTATAGTGTAAACGGCGTATTCAATGCAATATTTGTCCATGGAAATGTGCTTGGGGACGCTATGTTTTATGGAAGCGGCGCAGGGAAACTCCCCACAGCAAGCGCTGTAGTGGCCGATGTGGTAGATGAGGCGAAACATCTCAACAGGAATATTATGACAATGTGGAAGAGCGATAAATTGAACCTGCAGCCTATTTCAGACACCCGTAAAAGATTTTTTGTCCGCATCCAGGGAAATGCAGATGCCATGAAGGCACATTTGGAAAGCAGGTTTGGCCCAGTGGAGATTATAAAAGCTGAAGGGCTTGCCGAGGAGTTTGGTTTTGTAACAGAGGTGATGGCTGAGGGCGAGTATGAGAAATATGCAGCAGAATTTCCAAGCATTGTGCATATGATACGGGTGGAAGGCTGA